In a genomic window of Diadema setosum chromosome 3, eeDiaSeto1, whole genome shotgun sequence:
- the LOC140246638 gene encoding monocarboxylate transporter 5-like: MALMGLCCENRHSMKFVLALFWQTCFRLGVVKCLGLFLADINGALDLTARDNGIMFGVYSAAAYCPAPFIAYLYKLDIGRRALVLTGAVFISAGVILASLSMNNAFLVTMMALSGLGNSILSICVVIGLGETETMYFNAFYGIGKSGYAFGMIIVPLLGDILLKLYGWRSALRIIGALLANVFPIVLLLDLRRIPSEAEDDFESTIIKTFGSYHDSFWLLVALEIIVFVTMVPLRFIQSPLLAQ, from the exons ATGGCTCTGATGGGACTATGTTGTGAAAACCGTCATAGTATGAAGTTTGTCCTGGCGCTCTTTTGGCAAACGTGTTTCCGGCTTGGTGTGGTGAAATGCCTCGGTCTCTTCCTCGCTGACATCAATGGCGCACTCGACCTGACTGCCAGGGATAACGGGATTATGTTCGGTGTCTACTCGGCTGCAGCGTATTGCCCAG CTCCCTTCATCGCTTACCTGTACAAGCTAGACATAGGCAGACGAGCTCTTGTGCTTACCGGTGCCGTGTTCATTTCTGCCGGTGTTATCCTCGCCTCCCTGTCGATGAATAATGCCTTCCTGGTCACTATGATGGCCCTTTCAG GATTAGGGAACAGTATCTTGTCCATTTGTGTTGTCATCGGACTTGGTGAAACAGAAACGATGTATTTTAACGCATTCTATGGTATTGGCAAATCTGGCTATGCCTTTGGAATGATAATAGTGCCACTGCTTGGTGACATCCTGCTGAAACTATACGGATGGAGAAGTGCCCTGCGTATAATTGGCGCACTTCTCGCAAATGTTTTTCCAATCGTCTTGCTACTTGATCTTCGTCGAATACCCAGTGAGGCTGAGGATGACTTTGAAA GTACGATCATCAAAACGTTTGGATCCTACCACGATTCATTCTGGCTACTCGTTGCCTTAGAAATCATCGTTTTCGTCACTATGGTCCCACTACGGTTCATTCAAAGTCCCCTGCTTGCCCAATGA